In a genomic window of Bicyclus anynana chromosome 5, ilBicAnyn1.1, whole genome shotgun sequence:
- the LOC112054870 gene encoding uncharacterized protein LOC112054870, protein MKCCVLDCETTAENVVEKTKPEAITVSFHDFPSDTNTRNLWLKSLCIKDPLPEDAKICSLHFLDDELQHKDGITKISDGAIPITLQFCTMCLDSQNMLYSMTKYKLEDIYKHLTGKPVFTYKHMKPAVCMTCLESLVDMNKFRLMGLKSRAILAQFGM, encoded by the exons ATGAAATGCTGTGTATTGGACTGCGAAACCACTGCGGAAAATGTTGTTGAAAAAACTAAACCCGAGGCGATTACAGTATCGTTTCATGA CTTTCCTAGTGACACCAATACTCGGAATCTTTGGTTAAAAAGCCTCTGCATTAAAGACCCATTACCAGAAGATGCCAAGATTTGCTCTCTGCATTTTTTAGATGATGAACTGCAACATAAAGATGGAATAACTAAGATTTCTGATGGTGCTATTCCCATTACACTGCAG TTCTGTACGATGTGCCTAGATTCACAAAACATGCTGTATTCTATGACTAAATACAAATTGGAAGACATATATAAACACCTAACTGGCAAACCA GTATTTACTTATAAACACATGAAACCAGCAGTTTGCATGACATGTTTGGAGTCACTAGTAGATATGAACAAATTCAGGCTGATGGGGTTGAAGTCTCGTGCAATACTCGCACAGTTTGGAATGTAA